The sequence AGTACCGGGGCCAGAAATACCGCGGTGGTTTTCATGACTTCACCATCATGGAAGATGGCGTCCATGTGTTCCCTCGCCTGGTGGCGGCCGAGCACCGTGGCGGCTACAACCGCGAAACCTTGACCAGTGGCATCCGCGAAATGGACGCGCTACTGGGGGGCGGTATCGAGACCGGATCCAGCACCCTGATCCTCGGTCCAGCCGGTACCGGCAAGTCGCTGATCTCAATGATCTTTGCTGCGGCCGCCGTGGCTCGTGGCGAAAAAGCGGCGTTGTTCATTTTTGATGAGGAACTGGGGCTGCTGTTCGAACGAATGAAAAACATGGGCATCGACCTGGCGGCCCTGCAACAAACGGGCAATCTGCTGATTGAGCAGGTAGACGCCGCGGAGCTGTCCCCGGGGGAGTTCTCGCACCGGGTCCGACGTTGCGTCGATGAGCGTGGGATCAAAACCGTGGTGATCGACAGTGTCAACGGCTACCAGGCCGCCATGCCGGAAGAGAACGCCCTGATCCTGCACATGCACGAACTGCTGCTCTACCTCAACCGCCGAGGTGCCGCGACCTTCATGACCGTAGCCCAGCACGGCCTGGTTGGCGATATGCAGGCACCGGTGGACATTACCTATCTGGCCGACACGGTCATTCTGCTGCGCTACTTTGAAGCGCTGGGTAAAGTCCGCCGGGCCATTTCGATCATCAAGAAACGCACCGGTAGCCATGAGTCGACCATTCGCGAATACCGTATTGGCGGCCGGGGCATGACCATCGGCGAACCCCTCGAGGCCTTTCAAGGCGTGCTGCGCGGCGTACCGAACTATATGGGTGCAGGCAGCCCATTGCTCCAGGATGAGGAAACGTGAGTGGCCTGCCGGCCATCTCCGAGCGTGCGATCATTCTCGCGCCGCTGGGACGCGACAGCGCGCTGGCGCTGATGATGCTCAATGAGGCAGGTTTCAGCGGCATCATCGCCTCCCACTTGCAGATGTTGTGTAACGAACTCGAACAGGGCGCCGGCCTGCTGATCATCGCAGCCGAAGCCCTGCGTGGTGTCAACCTGGACCCACTGCTTGACTACCTGCATCAACAGCCTGCCTGGTCAGACCTGCCTATCGTGCTGATGACTCACCATGGCGGCGTGGAGCAAAACGCCTCCTCACACCTGAGCGCACTGCTGGGCAACATCACCTTGCTGGAACGACCTTTCCATCCGGTGACCCTAATCAGCCTCGTGAGCACCGCCCTGCGTGGTCGATGCCGACAATACGAGGCCCGGGACCGCTTGATCGACCTGAGCCAAGGCGAATTGCGCCTGCAACGCACCCTGGAAACCCTTGAGCAGCAGGTTGAAGAGCGCACCGCACAGTTGCGCAACAACGAAGAGGCGCTGCGCCAATCACAGAAAATGGAAGCCGTCGGGCAGTTGACCGGCGGTATCGCCCATGACTTCAACAATATGCTTACCGGGATCATCGGCAGCCTGGAGTTGCTGCGCAGGCGACTGGCCCGAGGCCGGCTGGAAGACCTCGACAGCCTGATCGACCTTGGCGTCACTTCGGCCAACCGTGCCGCCGGCCTGACCCACCGCCTGCTGGCGTTTTCCCGTCGCCAGTCACTGGACTCAAAACCGGTGGAGATCAATCATCTGGTGACGTCCATGGGTGAGTTGCTGCAACGCAGCCTCAACGAAAGCATCGTCCTCGACATGCGCCTGAACGAACCGCTCTGGATTGCCGAGGCCGACCCCAATCAACTGGAAAGTGCCCTGCTCAACCTGGCTATCAACGCCCGAGACGCTATGCCCGACGGCGGCCAACTGGTGGTGGAAACCAGCAATCGCCATCTGGACAGCATTTTTACAGCCGCCTATGGCACCCTCACCCCCGGTGACTACGTGGAGCTGAGCGTCAGTGATACCGGCTGTGGCATGCCCGACAGTGTGATCAGCCGCGCCTTCGATCCCTTCTTTACCACCAAGCCCATTGGCCAAGGGACCGGCCTGGGCTTGTCGATGATCTATGGCTTTGCTCGACAGTCCCACGGCCATGTGACCATTCACAGCGTCGTCGGCGAGGGCACCACCGTCAGCCTGTTCCTGCCGCGTTTTGCCGGCGAAGTGGCAGCTGATGAACCCCTCAACCCTGCCCTGCTGCCTTACGCCAATGCCGGTGAAACGGTGCTGATCGTCGAGGATGACCCCGCCGTGCGGGTATTGGTGAGTCAAGTACTAAGCGAGCTGGGTTACGCGTTTGTCGAGGCCGGTGACGCCAACAGCGCCATGCCGATTATCGAATCCGGGCAGCGGATCGACCTGATGATCAGCGACGTCGGTTTGCCGGGAATGAATGGCCGGCAACTGGCGGAAATCGGGCGGCAGATTCGTCCGGACTTGAAGGTGTTATTTATCACGGGGTATGCCGAGCACGCGGCGGTGCGCGGCGGGTTCCTGGATCCGGGAATGCAGTTGATCACCAAGCCGTTCACATTTGATTTGTTGACGGCGAAAGTGCGGGAGATGATTCGGGCGTGAGGCCCAGCATTCAGTGCGGACTGGGCATGAAGCCCGTCTTCGCTTTGTTTGTTAGCAAAGACGGAGCCTGTAAAACCTAGTGCGCTAATTGTTCAATATTTCTGTTCAGCGTGCTCGCCGGTGTGAAAGCGAAGTCGTATCGATGTCCGACAAGGCCCGGTATGTTATCCCCCACATCGAGCCATGTTTGTAGCGCCTGTTGCTTACTGTTATCTAGATTGAATGCCCTCACAGAACGGGACTCATGTACTGCGTCCCCAGTACGAATAAGTGCGGCATCCAAAGTGATTTGATTGCTGTTGTAAAGGTATAGTTTGTTATCGACTGTTCTCTGAATATAAGCCGTATGGACTACTTTCCCGTTGGCGTTCTTGTCTATGAAATTTATGAATCCTGACTCGGTAATATCCGCAGGATTAAATGTATGTTTTATGGTGTCGGGGGCGATCCCCATAAAATCCCGATAGCCTTTCGGATACCCATCAACAAGTTTTGAACTGTTGATTGCCTCATAAGCCTTCGCTGAAATTGTACTCTCAGCACGCGCAATTTGCGATGACCTATGAAAACAGAGCCCGGCGTCTTCCGCAGCATTCGTTATCTGTGTATCAAATTTTATTTGCAGCTTATCGTAAGTTGTTTTTTTAAGCGCAGGTGCAGCCTCGGGGGTAAAGTCAATAGGCATTCCATACGCACGGCGCGTGGCCGGATCATAGTGATACCACTTACCCGTTGCCTCATCGAGTCGTGCAGTTCCCCTGATGCTATCGACCTTATTGGCAGCCTTATAAGTGCCCTCAGCGACGTTAGGCCGTTTGGCTAATTCAACCAGGTCTACTTTACGTATGCCAGGGCGCAATTGCGCTACTACAGCACCTGCACCGCGCCGGACGCCATTAGCCGCATCTGTCACGAAATTGCCGGCATTTGAAGCCGCTTTTCCGAGCGCCTTTCCGAATAACCTGGTGCTTTTGAGCCCATTCAGCCCCTTCGCCGCTCCAGCTGCCTTGCCAAAACCAAGAGTTGTCGCATACATCACGCCATCGAAAACGACATCGCCCAAAGCCTCCAAGGGCTTTCCCTGAATAAGGTGGCGAATAGCCGAGGCGCCAGGTATAACGCCGAGGAAAATCTCAGTTGCCATTGCCTTTCTGGCTTCTTCATTATCAAACGTCGTAATAGCCTTGGATGACTCAAATAGGCTGTCGAAGCTAAACGCATCGGTAGTGTGCTTGGAGAGTAACTCACCAAGGTATTGACTTCGCTGGCTGGAAAATGATGCTGGTGCACTGGTCAATTCCTGCTGTGCATCTTGCAGAGCCTTGTGCTGCTCAGTGCCTGGCTTTTTCTCCTGAATAGCCCTGTTGGTTTCTTTCTTGCCATTAGGGGATGGCCGCTCGACCCATCGTTCCTGCACACCTTCCAGAAATCCGCTCTTTAAGTCATCTCGCCTGCGGATCCGCCCGTGCTGTGGCGATATTTCATAAAAGGTCGTCTCGTCATTTCGCTCAGTTTTGATCAACAGCACACGCTCTTTCAAAGGTTGCTCTGGAAACGACGACTCGTGGACATGGGTAAACCCCGGCAGAAATGATGTAGTTCGAGTGACCTCCCCATCGACATAAACATTAATTTTTCCATATTCAATATTTTTCCTGTCTTCCAGTGGTAGCTGTGAGATCAGGTTTTTAGTTAAAGTGACATAGGCGTTCTTTATCCCACTTTCGTACTCGGCAAATACTTTCTCATGCAGGCCTTTCGGTTTCTGGAGCGCCACTAGTTTGTTGAGCATATAGGAAATAGGTACATCTTTATCAGTGGAAAACCACCCCACTGGATCCGCGGCGCGCCCTGATAAATAGAGATCCAGCATTGAGTAATCGCCCGTGGGCTCTGTCGTGAGAGAGGGGGTAAGATAATGGCTGTCTTGCGTTACACGGTTGCTGTTGATGCAGTTACGTTCAAAAGGAATGCCCTCGCCAAAAGCTTCTTTGAGCGCTTTCAGCGCGATACTTTTCTGCGTCGGTATTTCAGCCCTCAGGGCCGGGGAGACTTTGCTCAACTGCTCCGTTTTTTCAGCGATCGCTTGTTGCGCGAGGTCAACATGCGACTGCGAATAGACGCCTGTTGTTGACTTCGGGAACACCCCATTTATTTCCCCCCACTCAATGAGTGCCGATCGCCGGGCCTGGCTCTGAATCAGGTCGTCGTCTGCCGAAATCGGATCGTTGGCGTCCCGTAAAATCACCTCTGCAAACGTCATTTTCGCACTGGTACCAGGACTTTGAGCTTCAATACGCGCCACCGCAGCCTTCAGACTCACCCAGGCCATAGAGCCATAGGTCACGCCATCAGGGATGTCTCTGACCAGCAGCTCAGGAGCTGCGTGAGACAGCAGCAGATGAGCGCCGATAGGGGCCATTTCGACGGTGGTTTTGTTCCTCGCGACCAGATGATCAATCAACCCCTGTTTGATCGCCCCAAGAGGCTGCCCATAATGGTTTCCGGACGCTAGATCGAATCCAGCCACATGATTTTTTTTCGGGTTGAAGATGCTTTCACTATCCAGCGTGGTGGCGATGGCCGTCAAAATCCAGTCTTGGTTACTTTTTTCAGTCGAAAGCGCGCCCATCTTTTCTTGCAGAGCCTTACCCAAGGCCTGCGCCTTGGGCGAATCGACGATTTGCTCAATAACTCGACCTGGGTTACGCAGCTCGCTGGCGGACCAATGAAGATTACGGCTGAGGTACCCTAGCGCCCCCGTTACTCTGAACTGCTCACCCAAATCTGGCAGCCCCACGTTGTTATGAGTGACGTGGCTATACACCCACTTTTTTTGGTCGCTACTCAGTGGGATTTTCCAGGAAAGAGCGCCGCCGA is a genomic window of Pseudomonas sp. ADAK18 containing:
- a CDS encoding ATPase domain-containing protein — protein: MSTSKELFTAKAATGIEGLDDILSGGLSRSHLFLLEGEPGTGKTTVALHFLQAGARAGERSLYITLSETERELRQGAKSHGWDLDENIHIFELTPPESLLNADHQQSLLYSSDLELGEATRQIFEVVERVKPTRVVIDSLSEIRLLAQSSLRYRRQILAIKHYFVRYDATVLLLDDLTTESLDKTVHSVAHGVIRLEELTPNYGAERRRVRVVKYRGQKYRGGFHDFTIMEDGVHVFPRLVAAEHRGGYNRETLTSGIREMDALLGGGIETGSSTLILGPAGTGKSLISMIFAAAAVARGEKAALFIFDEELGLLFERMKNMGIDLAALQQTGNLLIEQVDAAELSPGEFSHRVRRCVDERGIKTVVIDSVNGYQAAMPEENALILHMHELLLYLNRRGAATFMTVAQHGLVGDMQAPVDITYLADTVILLRYFEALGKVRRAISIIKKRTGSHESTIREYRIGGRGMTIGEPLEAFQGVLRGVPNYMGAGSPLLQDEET
- a CDS encoding ATP-binding protein, whose translation is MSGLPAISERAIILAPLGRDSALALMMLNEAGFSGIIASHLQMLCNELEQGAGLLIIAAEALRGVNLDPLLDYLHQQPAWSDLPIVLMTHHGGVEQNASSHLSALLGNITLLERPFHPVTLISLVSTALRGRCRQYEARDRLIDLSQGELRLQRTLETLEQQVEERTAQLRNNEEALRQSQKMEAVGQLTGGIAHDFNNMLTGIIGSLELLRRRLARGRLEDLDSLIDLGVTSANRAAGLTHRLLAFSRRQSLDSKPVEINHLVTSMGELLQRSLNESIVLDMRLNEPLWIAEADPNQLESALLNLAINARDAMPDGGQLVVETSNRHLDSIFTAAYGTLTPGDYVELSVSDTGCGMPDSVISRAFDPFFTTKPIGQGTGLGLSMIYGFARQSHGHVTIHSVVGEGTTVSLFLPRFAGEVAADEPLNPALLPYANAGETVLIVEDDPAVRVLVSQVLSELGYAFVEAGDANSAMPIIESGQRIDLMISDVGLPGMNGRQLAEIGRQIRPDLKVLFITGYAEHAAVRGGFLDPGMQLITKPFTFDLLTAKVREMIRA